DNA from Paludisphaera mucosa:
CGCGCCTTGGTCTATGCCAGGGGGTATCGCGAGATGGGCCTGCGCTGCCTGCTGCTGGCGTGCGAGTCGCTCTACGTCGAGTCGGGCGACCTGGACGCCGAGCATCTGCGGCGGTTCGAACAGGCCCAGCGGCTGAAGCCGACGCCCGCCGAGGCCGTGGCGTACGCATCGGCCTTCGTGAAGCGCGTCCTCGAACTGATAGGCTGAGCTGGGATTGCTCAGGAAACCGGCGTATGACCGGCCGTTTCGTCGATCGTCACGAGCCGACCTTCGTCGACGGCCTTTCGGACGAGCAGCCCGGTGAGCGTGGCGGCGCGGGCCTCCTGG
Protein-coding regions in this window:
- a CDS encoding HEPN domain-containing protein, coding for MAIINTFQKCLESPYLVADPEASARIGELLAKAADRLEAAANIHESGQGDPADVLFFSYESMFCCLRALVYARGYREMGLRCLLLACESLYVESGDLDAEHLRRFEQAQRLKPTPAEAVAYASAFVKRVLELIG